A genomic segment from Oryctolagus cuniculus chromosome 16 unlocalized genomic scaffold, mOryCun1.1 SUPER_16_unloc_1, whole genome shotgun sequence encodes:
- the RETN gene encoding resistin precursor (The RefSeq protein has 2 substitutions compared to this genomic sequence): MKALSLLLLLLPALGLLVSSESLCPVDDAINEKIKDGTSSLFLSGTRSLNLECRTVTSRGALATCPGGYSVTSCTCGSACGSWDVRAETTCHCQCAGMDWTGARCCRIRTNA, from the exons ATGAaggctctctccctcctcctcctcctcctccctgcactGGGGCTGCTGGTGTCCAGTGAGTCACTGTGTCCGGTGGATGATGCCATCAACGAGAAGATCAAGGGCGGCACCAGCTCCCTGT TTCTTAGTGGAATGAGGAGCCTGAACCTGGAATGCCGCACTGTCACCTCCAGGGGGGCCCTGGCCACCTGTCCCGGAG GCTACTCCGTCACCAGCTGCACCTGTGGCTCCGCCTGCGGCTCGTGGGACGTGCGCGCAGAGACCACGTGCCACTGCCAGTGCGCGGGCATGGACTGGACCGGAGCGCGCTGCTGCCGCATCAGGACTAACGCCTGA